CAGCGCTTTTTTGTTGTCGCAACTAGTTTTAACAAGAAGAAATGTCAGATCTTATGGCATTTTATTGATACTGGTGCAAAGTGAAGGAACTGTGGATAGTGTTGGAAGCTAAATGGAAAACTGGaaagaaacatgtaaaatattcatatctTTCAAACTTGAGAGAAGTGAGAAAAAAGCTGTTTATGTGGtgtacaaaataaatccatcaCAACTCAGATTCTGTTTCAAAGCAGGCCTAAATACTAAACTACTGCAAACATATTTAACTACATATACAATAACACTATAGTAGGACGGTAGAAATGTTCCCATCATACATGTGTTGCAAAGAGGGAGACACAAGTTTCATACTCGGCAATGTTCAGGACTAGAATGTTGTGAATTACCTTGTCTTTGAGGCCAAAGTGGAGGTGGGGCAACATGTGCAAACATGGTGACAGAAGGGTCATCTCGATGGGAATGATGCTCAGCTCCCCCTTCTTGGTCTTTCCAGGATTTCCACGGACACCAATGATGTCGCCACGCCGCAGCTTGTTGTTGATGGCCACAAACGCTTCTTCGGACTTGTAGTTCCTGCCAGAATAACCCAAAAAGGCAAAGAAATGAGGTTAACGTTGTCAAACAAATCCACAACCTCACTCAATGAAAGCTCCAGATGGCACACCTTGAGTTTGCCATGACCTGCAGCTTCACTCCTTCACCACGCAGGTCGTAGAAGATCAGCTTGGCACCAGAAGCCCTCTTGGCGTGAACTCGGCCTGCCAAATATTTAGGTTTAACAAAGGGTATGAGGCCGGTTTACTTTGGAAAGGATAAAATCATAAAGTCTTCCTGGTACCTGACACAGCAAGAACAACATCGCTCAGTTGGTCCCCAGGTTGCAGGTGGTTGTATTTCTGAATGAAGTCTGTAAGCGACAAGTCCACATGGTATTTGTGTGGGTACGGGTCCTCAGCTGTGCTCTTCAACTCCTGGATGGCCTGGGTGCGGATCTTGAAGTATTGCTGTAACACAAGTATATTATTAGCCAGCCTGAAGCATGTTCTTTAGGAAAGTTGTGACCTACTTCCTGTACATTGCTTGCAAATCTCTAGAGGCTGCAGGCTGTAGACATCATTATGTTGAGATAGTGACAAGATAAGTAAAATTTAGTTGCATATTTGAATTGTCTGGTTTGTCTGCAGGAaggtctattttttttctccatcttttcttACTTGGAagagtttaaaaattttgtataaaaattgTTGCTTCAATAAAAGCCTAAAATATTCATTGtgagtttgaaatatttcatgtttagaaaaaaagtaattaaaatagtTTGCAAGATGATCTATGCCGGTAAAGAAAATACTCTCAATGCAGTGGTGTGTATTATCAAAGgcactttgttcttttttcaaacatgtaaaaatgttaaataaagaatGGGCTAGTATATTTGAATAGATCTTTAATAACACAACTTAGCTTAGattctttcagtttctttttgagTTGGGCTTGCTTAAGTACACCCATGTAATCACTTCTGGCACACAGGAGATAAATATGTTCTCACAATGAAAGTCGTAAAAACAACCACCCCAAGCTTAAGATAattcatgttttgaaaatgtcagtaaaacaaCTTACAGGATGTTCTATGAGCATGAAAACAGTCTCAATGCCAAGTGGAATGAGTGTTTGCGATGGTGACCATTATCACTTTcatatttgcttattttaaagaacaaaacaaacaaaaaatacttgtgaAAGTGATAATAATCATATAGCAGAGACACAACAGGCAATGCAGTGCAGACAGAAAGCAGAAGCTTATATTTGTTATCTTAAGATTTGGCAACTGTTTGAAAGCAGGGAGTTATTTGGTTTTTCTTAACttcttgtttagtttatttatagtttttttaaatcaaaccttCCCTGTATTGAAACAAATAGGTAAGGCAAATAGAACACAGCGTAGTTGTTATTCTTGATTGATCACTTAAAAACATGGAACTCTATTAAACCTTCTAAATTTTATATCTTATTCACCTGATTAGGACactttttagtaaaaaatatgttgacattGTGGGACAGGGATTTCatcaaaaaatttgatttacaaatatattcaaaGGGACTGGTTGTCCAAAAACTGTCTAAGCAAATTTGGTAtttcaaaaaaatgaaattaaacagagTGCCTGAAGGACAGATTACTGCATATATTTGTCTAAACTTGCATCATTTCACTTAGAAGAGCACACTCagtttaagaattttttttgactaatattaaaacaaataaacatgcttGCAAAAGGAAACATactaaatgtatatttaatggTGATTAGTGACCAACTTACATTGGGATCGAGTGTTTCATCATCCAGGGCACTGGCATTTTGTGCATTGGCATTATTGGAGTCAGTTTGTTCCCCCAAATCCTTTGCTTTTGATTCTTTCTCAGCCAATTTCTTCTCAGCTTTCATTCGTCTCTTCAGCTcactgaaagaataaaaacataataaatgaacCAGACATGTTAAAAAGATTTCCAGcccttcaaaaacagaaacacgtgTTCACTAACATAACATCAACAATACGATGTCCCCCTTGCTTTTTACTGTAGTGTGGTGTCGACTATTAAAGGAGAGCAAGAAGAAGGGAGACCATATCTAGTTTGATGACAAAAGGTTGGTTGTTTCTCACACAGGAACGGAAAAGCCACCAACCTTTTGTCACCTCTCCATCGTATTCCGTGAAACTGAGCCGGGGCTGCAGCTGAACACGGGGATGCATATTTTAACCACTGTCCTCTGACAGCAAAGGCTTGACAGAGCTGCTGCCTGGCAGCCCTGACGAGACACAGCATGCTGAGCTACCACAGTCAGCAGACAGACCTGAGAAAACATATACATGCAAAGACAGAGGGGAGCATCAACGGCGGTATTTGCTCACCAGAAAGGGAAAAACTAATTGCAAAACTAAATTCTACAACTCATGACCTCAGggtaacaacaataataataacggCAATagcaacaataaataataataatatgaaaaaaatatatattatagaGACAAGATCTTTAAAAGGGATTTGGCATAGTTAATAGGCTGTCTCCACGTTTTATACAAACAAGTTAGCGACATAAACtattataaatcaaatttttacgGGAGAAAGTGGAATCTGGCAACATGTTGAAGTGCGGAAAtaaattttgtagttttttctgTTCGCCAAACTACCGACCGAGACTTGATTACGTCACCGTAGAGGACTACAGCTACCAGAAGGAGCAGCGAACTTAAATATGGGATGTGTAGGTCTTGTAGCGTGCCTCCATATGGGACCTTCATTTAGATGTCACAAGGTTTCGCATAGCAAGACTAAAGCGGGCCTTGTTAACGAAAGATCAACAACCTTGCAGAAAAGACTACAGATTAGGAAGCATCTAAAGCTTAAAAAGCTTGGCAGTAAGGAAATAGGCTCACTTTTTGCTGAGTTTCTCTTCCCCCACCGCTGTCACGTCAGCCATGTTCTTGATGCTGCGCGCTGAAAGAGAGAGCTGGTCTGAAAGTGCGTCCTACGCGTGCGCACCAGATAAATGAAAGCTTGGTGGTGCGTTTAGGGGAATATCGGAAACTAGCATATTGAAAGTGAACGAGCGATGAACCcataataaatcagtaaaaattataaacaatataaaaattattttatactgtttcatataaaatcatttttaatccgAACCTTatgttgaaatgtgttttaataataatatctaCTGCATGATGCCCTGCCAACATAAGACGTTACAAAATCTAAGTATTTCATTGCATCATACTGAACACATAAAGACACCTTTAAACATAAACCATAAAATGTTGATTGCTTTGCTGTTGCATCAGGAAGAGGCTTCGCAACTTTATGTTTCTCTTTCCCAATCTCCTGAGGTCTTGAGAATGGTATGAAGACTACATTGAAATACTTGAAATACTTGAAATAcaaattttgtttcatcttaaagaaatctgaaaataagTAATGAGTGGGTTTTTATTATCATAGAAACCCAGATCAACACTGTTCCTCAGACCACAAAATCATGATCAAGTATAAAGTCGAACAATCTTGATGggagattttgttctttttgccaTAAAAATTATAACTCCAAACCGAAGAAATTGTCAATAATTAAGAGATGGAGGGGGTCTCTACAGCTTCTTACCAGTATAATataattacagttaaataaatattggaaacatcaatcaatcaaagtCTAATTTAGCCattaacttttgaaaatattgatgAGATACTGTGATTCTGCagtacaaaacatttatttgttattaaacTATAGCTTAGATTTTATATGCAAAAGGACATGAAGTTGCTCTTGTATTTTCCTTTGGCTagtattttcttctgttgtttatatgcaaataaaataagatcAAATTGACCCAGAActaaatattgaaattattaCTATTTACGCCGTGCATTTTCACAAGATAACTTCCACAAAATGTCATTCAGtattacagataaaataaaacaccactAAAAATTAAAGTATACTAGTTTAATTAAAGATTGCAGTAAGTTTACAAATTCGCAAGAAAATaacagtaacaaaaacaaactccaaatATAAACAGATTTTCCCCTAATGAATGATGATTGACAGTTACTCtgatggttaaaaacaaaattttccaaGCTGTTTACTAGAAGAATGGTTTGATCTGGTTTACAGAATTTGCAAAGAAgtaccaaaataaaatttcagaactacattttattttattttttttattggtctgtgTTTCCTTTATAGCAACTTTCATAAGCCCAGATTTGGATTTTTACCTACAGGAAAACGTGAGACAATAATCTGATGGTCTCAAAGAAACCACTGTTCCAGTAAACAGCAAGACCaactaacaaacatttattcatataaacCCCATAAGCAAGATGGTAATCCACAAAGCAAACAACTTGTCACTTTTTCCCTACTGAaaacaagcattaaaaaaacccccctcAAAACTTTGATCACTGTTGAGAGAAGAAATAACATTGTGCTTCAATCATACCgtaaggacatttttaaaaaagcaacataaataatAGAATATCTACTTTAGCTTGTCATCTGTGGTTTAAACACAGAGGGCTATACTTGGAAAAAGACACGTTTTAAACAGATCTAAAATTAATGTACATCATCTGCATAGCAGTTtcggagaaaatgtttttgcatttatgttAGTTATCATAAGTgcaatgcatttttgttttattttagtacaaACAGGACAGATGCATACGGGAAGCGCCAGTAGAGTTAACGACAAATTTAgaacaactacaaaaactgTCAAACATTCTAAGCACACTTTGGGTGTTATGGCTTAAAATTATAGTTGAGTATTTAATCAGACTCTAAAAGGCAACAGCAACAATTCAACCCATGTGCTAAAGTTATCTCTACTCAGGCTGGATGTGCAATCTGTGCAGTGTTTTCAGAATTGTTACCGGTGTAATGATTGATTAGCTTTGACTTAGTTTgtcaatattaaattaaatgtaaaaataaaacttcaaatgcAAAGAACAGATAAAAATGAGAAGTTTCCCAAAAAATTCTCCCTCTTTTCCATAACTTAGCAAAGACTGTAATAAAAGTCAGACAAACACAGATGAGGAAAACCGTAATTTCAAAAAAAGTAATTACCTCTTCACTATGTGCAGTTAAAACATTCTGGATataaggaagattttttttttttccatccacaaTTCACAAAATGAGCAGTACATTCATATTGAATACTGAAAATTCTTGGTCTGACAGCATGGTACCATATTGCCTGGCTAAAAACTGTTTGGTCAGAAAAGTCTAGGATATACGCGTTACATGTACattgacatatatatatatatacaggaGCAAGTGTGCACAGTCAGCTGTATGGTCATCATTCATAGTATATAAAGCATTTCACtttccctaaaaaaataaaaaggcaccaccaccagcagcacaAGATGGCTCACCCTTAATTTTCCATCTGAGATTTTCTCAAGTTCAGtaacagctgcagaaacaacagTATGAACTTCAGGCGCTTTGGAGAACTTGGAAAAATTACAGTTGGCATAAACATCCTCATCCACGGACAGCAGAGTAAAAACATTCATCTCCACTTGACTAAACAGAGAGTAACATAGATTAAGAGCAAGTCAGTAAACATTGGTTTTACTGAGCTggttataataattttttgagCCAAGTGCAACAAAGCGACATTCACTTTAGTCACAGCAGAATGAGGCCGCCTCCTCCTCGGCAGCAGACTGGTCCCGATGCCAGGCTCTCCCAGGTGGTACAGCAATGAGCAGATTggggtgggggaaaaaaaataacattcatcAACACAGCTAGAGGGAAAAATAACCATGACTGCAGAGCAATTCTACGAACCACCAATGCGCAAATAAATTAAGATATATTTCTCTGTTAAGATGAATACCTACTACAGTGATAAAAAAgtttatgtatttctttaaataattatctctctaaaaagaaaagcaacagaaaactataaatatggAACATTGGAAATAtgagtttttctattttacaagTTGAAGAAAGCTAGAAAGCTCTCCTCTCCCAAGTCATGTTTCCTTCTAGAGAAAggtcccttaaaaaaaaaaaccaaaaaaaaaccaaacaaacacacccaaaTTGATCACACTACACACAGCTGCACTCCATCGCTCCGCAAATCACATTGGTAATGTTTACATCAACTCCATCCTAAAACAACAGCTGTTTGAGATTTTAAAGTGAATACTAAGTGTAACGGTCTTAATGCATTAGTTTCAACATGTACACTGAAcacgagaaaaaaaagaacGGACAATTACAATTACAAGAGACCCGCCTCTTGTTTGTGCATGCAATTACATAAAACTACAGACTGCaaactgttttgtctttattagaaaaaaggaaaacaaaaactgtaaagtgTAGCATCAGGACAAAACGCATTCTGGAATGTCAGGAGGTAAATGCTAAAGAGACAATTAGTGAACAGaaagaagacaataaaaaccTTAATGAGCCATAAAACTGGCACTTTATCAGGATGTACACAAAGATCAAACTTTGGTGTTGAAGTCACTGACCACCAGCTGACAAAACAACATGAGGTCTGTAAAGCTTCAATGTGCacaatttctgaattttaataCAATGATCTGTGCGAGATGTTCAGCTGTAGACACATTTCATTCACTAACGtcaacatttctacaaaactgGCTCATTTCTAGCTGGTTTAGGAATACTACTCCAGTTCAGACAATGACACTGAAAAAACCCACCTTCCAACCATTAAACTGAAAGTAATGGTGCACTAAGTTAATGCTCTCCTCTAGATGTATATTCTGATAATatataactgaaaataaaaaaaactatctgaATAGAATTCatttgttcaatttattttaatgtaatttcaaAAACTAATATATTAACATTTCTGGTAAAGAATAGCAACAAAGTAGCTGGTAATTTGATGCACAGCTGTATGATcatagagataaaaaaaaattatattttactacAAACGTACTGGCTGTGACACATTACAATACCATTTAAgggattttttaattattttttttttgctcatttatttttcctcacaaaTGCTGCCTTGTTTTTAACCTAGGGAACGAAGACACAATatatggacataaaaaaaaaatacaaaaatcaccCTTCCAAATGAGTCTGCAGCACTCTTTATAAAAGGAGTGATTAAAGAGCAACATCATCAATGATTTTTAACATAGGTTGTAACCCGGATTGGTCACAtgaaccagaacattttaacaGACTACGTGTCTGCATCCCGGCTCACATGTTGATAGAGataatatgttaaaataaataaaacatttaatatttacaaataaatctcTTAGTTTAACCATCTTCACTGTTTTGACAAATCTTTAGCATGAACCCAGTCAAATACAATACATAATATATGTAGATTTATTAACGAATACATCTATGTAGCACCTAACAAGCTTATTTATcgcattataaataaaatcaagatcTAGATTGAATTTATTGCTATCAACAGGTTCAAGCCCACTGctttaaactgcaaaataaTAACCAAATTACATTAAACCTCCCATGTTCACTTCGACAGTTCTTGAACttcatatttctttaatttctctcCCTCTATAgaccttttgtttttgcaaactaTCTGCACCATGTCAAACAGCAGCTACTAGAACGGCCAAACATGCCACACAATGTCTAAGCCCTATATGCTATACCAAACGGTCCGTCTTTCATGCAACATAATGTATAATATAATGGCAAGAAtaagaagtagaaaaaaaacacattaaaggaaATATATTCACAGAAACTTCTAACTCTTTAGGAGACATTTTAcaagacacagaaaaacaaaactggagcaTGCTACAGATAACATCACATTCTACCTATTTACATTTAAGAACAAGTTCTCTGATTATAAGGGCCTGACAAGTTGACAGTCTTCtcagagaaaaagtgaaagaaaaagatttgagAACCACTTCTCTTTTCAGACTCTTCAGGAGTTAGTCACTACTTACACAAGTTTCAGTAAAAGTGAGTTAGCCAGTTTGTGAGAGATATGAAGAGATGTTAACTTGGTCACCGTCAACCCATTCCTAAATCCTGGTCTATGTGTCTGCATATAAAAGAAATGATCCAGTTTGTCTTTGAAGTCACTGTCATGTAGATTGGTCGTTAATATTTTTGTCCGAAGAGACCAGCTGAGTAAAGGCCAGCAGCTGTTTGAATACGTCCTCTGCGGTGCAGGAGCAGGCCTGCATGCAGTAATCACACATTGACACTTGAACCTTTTCTTCGTTGTTTAACAATTTCCAGATTTCTtcggcaaaaaaataaaacaagcccATGAGCTTCTGTGACATTTAGAATGAACGCGTGAGGGTGCCGCCTGATTCATGCAGGCTGACTAGCAGGTCATTGATCTTCTCCATGTTTTGAGAGACCTCCATGCTGCCCTGTGCGTTTGTCCCAGGCTGGGACAGAGACTGGCTGAGCAGGGACTGGATGCGAGCCTCGCTCTCCTGCTGGTTCTGCCCCGACTGGCTGATTGCTATGATCTGATCTGAAACTGTGTTTCCAGGGCTGTTCATCAGCTGGCCACATCCTACAAGAAGGGacagaaaaatttaaagcaaaataaccatattttataattaaatgaaaaatagataTTGTTATTATAACCCTCTGCCAAACAGACGTGATAAGTACCctagaaaatgtattatttctctcataaaaacataacagtcCCTATTCAAAAAGATTACATCCTATGGTTTATTTAACAGCATAATTTAAAGCGATGCTACTTTGTACAACTATTGATTAAAAATACCTCTTGATTCTTCTTGATTTTTCActacatttagttttgttacaaccaaaaacttcaGAGAGTAAGAAAAGAATATGATTTTTACATTCgcctttacaaataaaactgcaaaaagagtgcatttgtattcagaatGTCCCATGAAATTACAATTTGAAGAAGCATCTTTCAGTGTATTTACAGCCATTTGGGTTTTTCGGagtgtctctaccagcttttgcacatctagagaatACGATTtctcttctttgcaaaatatttgaGGGAATGCACCTGTGAACAGAATACTTCAAGACTTGCCACAGATTATCCATTAGAttatttgtgttggtctaccatacaaaatcccaataaaaaaaaaacattgaagtttgtaattttaagttacaaaattaaaaagaaaaatcaaatggCGTGGATACTTTATAAAGCcactgtaaatgtgttttaggACAACATACCACACTGGAAAAATATgcattgacacacacacacacacacacacaaaaaaagttattgtgaAGAGTTAATGCAGCACAATGAGCCAAAACATGAGAACTGTTTTTTGTTATCTTCCCTCTGTTTACTTAAAAACATTAAGACAAGCTTGCCGGCACTTGTTGTTCTATTAACTCATCGGTTCGCCTTGTTTATAACATCCTTACCATTCTGCATCCCGAAGATGAAAAGGCCCGGCTGCTGAGGCTGGCTGGGTTGACTGATGCTCCCGCTCACAGCGTGCTGGAACAAGCTTCCTGGCTGCTGGACGGGAGAGGAGGTGGTGGTCGGAAGGTTGGCCACGCCGTTCTGGGAGGCAAACATGGCTGACTGAGTGAGCTCGGGAACAGCCATCCCCCCTTGCATGGGAGGCATATTGGATGGCGGGATGAAGAGACTCACTGGCTGCTCATGCTGATTGTTGGGGGTGCTGCCTAACTGCATTGGCTGCTGCTCCTGGAACATGACTTGCTGTGGTGAATTGGTGGGATTCCCTAAGGCCATGGGCTCAGGCTGGTTCTGCTGATTGACACCCACCATGCTGTCTTGGGAAAACAGCTGAGACGGGCTTTGGGACTCCTGGGAAACTAGACTGCTGGTGGTGAGAGGAGGCATTTGGCCTGGACTGGTAAAAATGAGGTTAGGGGCCTGTGGCTGTGTGGACAGGTTGTTGTTACAGAACATTAAGCCTgcttgctgttgttgctgctggcCTGGAGAGAGTGTGTTTGGAGAGGAATGGGGGGAGATGCTCTGAAACATGGCTGGCTGCTGGGGCGGCTGTGTGAGCGGCGGAGGCTGTGACGACTGCTGCTGCTCCATGGGGCTTCTCTGCTGCATGGGGGATATCTGGGCCTGGGTCTGAAATACTGACTGCGGTTCAGGAGAGGAGGATTGTAGAGCATTAAGGAAggccagctgctgctgttgctgctgctgctgttgttgttgctgctgctgctgctgagaacCACCGGTTGTAAGCTGGGTGGACAGGGGTGTTTGGGGAAGGAAAAGCCCAGTGGGGGATTGCTGTTGCTCCTGAGACTGCAGCACTGTCATGGTGCTCTGGAACAGCGCAGCCTGGACTTGCTCCTGGGAAGCCTTCTGATACATTGATGCCTGTGGATCCTGGGTCTCAGCCAGAGGACTGGGATTGTGGAACATGGTTGGTGAAGGATGGGTGGGGGTCTGCTGGAGGAAGCCGGTCTGCATGGAACAAAGGTCGTTCGCCTGCTGAAAAAGGgcagcctgctgctgctgagtctgctgctgctgctgatccgGTGGGTAAAGTGAAGTCTGGTTGGTCACCACTCCTGGTGGGGAACCTTGAAGGTCTGCGTTCTCGGCCTGGGCAGCATCCTGAAACATGCCACACTGCATCTGGATCTGAGACTGGAACAGTTGTTGCTGCAAGTTCTCCaaaacctgctgctgttgctgctgctgctgctgttggattTGCTGATGTTGTTGCTGCTGAATCTGTTGAGTTTGGATCTGTTGCTGGTGCTGGAtgtgctgttgctgctgttgaatTTGTTGCTGCTGAATCTGCTGATTTTGGATCTGTTGCTGGTGTTGcatttgttgctgctgctgcttggttATCGAGTTGTCAGCCTGAATTGGTAAGTTACAGTATCCCTTAGCTTTAAGTTGTCTCACAGCTTCCTCCAGCTGAGCCACTTCATCTGCAGGGAAGAGCTGCAGCTGTGGCTGCGGCGGCGGGGGTGCCGGTTCAACACACAACCTGCCCACTCCTCCAGAAGCGCTGCCGGACCTCTCTCGCATCAGACCATCTCTGGACTCTAAAAGGAACTGCTGGGAGCCTTGTGGGAGAAGAGACTCTGCAGGCAAAGGGAATGGGCTGCTTGGAGCAATATCCTGCTTTTGGATGGTGCTTAACGAATCGACATTGGTAAAAGCAGCAGCCTGGGTTTCATCTGGATCGCCTGCAGTCTGAGGTAAGCCATTGCTGAAAACTAAGCTTTTATTTAGATGTGCTGTTGCTACATCTTGGGTTGGCTGGGGTGCGCGAAGGTCACCGTTCTGGTGAAGAAAGGAACACAAAGCGACAAAAGCACAAGTTGGGAGTTTTAAGACGCGTTATTATAAATGCGGAATCTAATTTCTGAAACATCTTTCACAAAAATAAGCTGTTCGGTGCAGTGAAGTACAAAGCAAACTAAACAAAGCCACCAAAAACGTGAATCAAACAGAGACTATATTGACTTGAATATATAAAAGCAGTTTATGGCTCAGTAATTCACCTTAAATACTCCAGAGGCCTGAAGGTTGTTTGTCACTTCCATTGGGGTGACATCTTCTCTCTTCACTAAAGGCAACATTGAAGGCATCAAGGCACCGTCTACAGCTGTAGGAGAAACAGGATGGATGCCAAATGTTAATTTAGATGCTCTTTGTaatcaagataaagaaaaagaaacaattaaaacccTCTTCACTAAGTATTGAACttaaaagacttttaaaaaatatcaccCTGACAGGCATAAAGCAACGATGATAAggtaataattttaataaaaaggacTACTAACCTTTGAGTTGCTCATCATAAGAACAGGTCTTCACTGGTGATGGCATCTCTTTCTTTACAGGAATTTCATTTTGTACTGCAAGattgtctaaaataaaacaagataaaagaCACCAGGACAGCAGTTAATTAGAACATGATTCATAGAGATTTGCTTATGTTAAAAACTTATTATTCAGATATTGCATTGCGTTACAAGAAGGAACCTTGAAATGAGTAAAAACACTAGATAAATGTCAGTGCTACATAGGGATTTGCCTTTCAGAAAGGAGAGGAAGATTACACCTATTTAAAATCATTACTAACACTAAACTGTAGGTGGCAGTGTTGTCTAATATTAGGAAACACCTTAATATGACTCaacactttattaatcccagaagGGGATAATATGCTGTTAGTTACTCAgtctagtaaaataaaaaaaataaaaatcaaagtataaataaatgaacagaatagaaaaacagtaataattAGAATGCATAATTGAAGAATTTGATGAAAGAGAGGTACTCCAAtcaaattcaaacagaaataaacacaatctCTGTAGTCCAttgcaaattaaaattgtaCAGAAATAGTATTAGTGTAACATTAATACAGTAATACTGCAGGAGCTGGTAGTGTTataaaaaagttgcaaaattaaGTGGCCACAGGTCTAAACATAAACTCAAGACACATTATTTAATACTAGTTGTAAAACATATGTACGTTTTATTTGGGGAAGGGATTAGGGGGCTTAATAATACACAGTCTCTTGTTTCTTTAGCTGAACAAACCTGGATCTGGAGTATAGGTGAATGGCTGAACATCATGGGACCTGCCAGCGTTTGTCACCACGTAGATCCCCACACAAACAGGAGAGGAGATGGCCAGGTTCTGATATGTGGGGACCTTCACAATCAGGTGATTCTGGGGAGTTGaagacataaaattaaaaaataaattaaaatgggC
This genomic interval from Gambusia affinis linkage group LG02, SWU_Gaff_1.0, whole genome shotgun sequence contains the following:
- the nfat5b gene encoding nuclear factor of activated T-cells 5 isoform X6, translating into MGLVPYISSACIYHLIIYTIDALSSSLTTEGPRSAFSTSSSTTMHSSTSSSDQNAAHSRNVDSEDSRSSRVVPEIVGVVGGSGKSSNGDPAGGRGTASQDGQPHHQLTPSKRRTILNISPPPQDLFDDSHMSCQDAPAPLDSEQSNSIWMEDSMSNFSIMSTSSYNDNTEVPRKARKRTPRQKPGPKAVRAVGASMDVFDADSAKAPHFVLSQLGPESKTSTKASSDDSQTTNQKGGTLTMQFPSKCEGKELKILVQPETQHRARYLTEGSRGSVKDRTQQGFPTVKLEGVSEPVVLKVFVGNDAGRVKPHGFYQACRVTGRNTTACKEVDIDGTTVIEVTIDPSTNMTLAVDCVGILKLRNADVEARIGVAGSKKKSTRARLVFRVNIPRSDGSVLTLQTPSSPILCTQPAGLPEILKKSLHTGSVRGGEEVFIIGKNFLKDTKVIFQENVSDEKSWKSEAEIDMELFHQNHLIVKVPTYQNLAISSPVCVGIYVVTNAGRSHDVQPFTYTPDPDNLAVQNEIPVKKEMPSPVKTCSYDEQLKAVDGALMPSMLPLVKREDVTPMEVTNNLQASGVFKNGDLRAPQPTQDVATAHLNKSLVFSNGLPQTAGDPDETQAAAFTNVDSLSTIQKQDIAPSSPFPLPAESLLPQGSQQFLLESRDGLMRERSGSASGGVGRLCVEPAPPPPQPQLQLFPADEVAQLEEAVRQLKAKGYCNLPIQADNSITKQQQQQMQHQQQIQNQQIQQQQIQQQQQHIQHQQQIQTQQIQQQQHQQIQQQQQQQQQQVLENLQQQLFQSQIQMQCGMFQDAAQAENADLQGSPPGVVTNQTSLYPPDQQQQQTQQQQAALFQQANDLCSMQTGFLQQTPTHPSPTMFHNPSPLAETQDPQASMYQKASQEQVQAALFQSTMTVLQSQEQQQSPTGLFLPQTPLSTQLTTGGSQQQQQQQQQQQQQQQQLAFLNALQSSSPEPQSVFQTQAQISPMQQRSPMEQQQSSQPPPLTQPPQQPAMFQSISPHSSPNTLSPGQQQQQQAGLMFCNNNLSTQPQAPNLIFTSPGQMPPLTTSSLVSQESQSPSQLFSQDSMVGVNQQNQPEPMALGNPTNSPQQVMFQEQQPMQLGSTPNNQHEQPVSLFIPPSNMPPMQGGMAVPELTQSAMFASQNGVANLPTTTSSPVQQPGSLFQHAVSGSISQPSQPQQPGLFIFGMQNGCGQLMNSPGNTVSDQIIAISQSGQNQQESEARIQSLLSQSLSQPGTNAQGSMEVSQNMEKINDLLVSLHESGGTLTRSF